From the genome of Phytohabitans rumicis, one region includes:
- a CDS encoding elongation factor G-like protein EF-G2: MAQKSQEKGVTGSAPVVDAPGRVRNVVLVGHSGAGKTTLVEALLAATGTIPRAGAVTEGTTVCDHDAAAVKQQRSVSLACAPLVHNGIKVNLLDTPGYADFVGELRAGLRAADAALFVVSAVDGMDAATAALWEECAAVGMPRAVAVTRLDHQRADFDETVALCQRVFGDNVLPLYLPMLGDDGESTVGLMGLITRRVFDYTDGYPPEVRDPDPEHLPAIDEARNELIEGIIAESEDETLMDRYLGGEEIEVEVLITDLEKAVARGHFYPVVPVCAETQVGLDALLELLTAAFPTPQEHDLPAVTGIDGSPQPPLTCDPNGPLVAEVVKTTIDRHVGRVSLVRVFSGTLRPEATVHVSGHGMEDRGHPDHDADERIAHIYSPLGASLREVPAAIAGDICAITKSGSAETGDTVSAKDHPLLVEPWEMPEPLLPVAIVAKSRADEDALAKNLGRLVAGDPTMRLERNAETHQLVLWCMGEAHADVVLDRLRAGGVDLETVAVRVALRETFGAGSAGHGRHVKQSGGHGQYAVCDIRVEPLPRGSGFEFVDKIVGGVVPHNYIPSVEKGVRAQMERGIVAGYPVVDLRVTLFDGKAHSVDSSDAAFQTAGALALKDAAEKGQLTLLEPVDEIVIRVPDSFVGAVMSDMSSRRGRVLGTEADPSGNERTLVRAEVPATELVRYAVELRSMTSGAGTFTRTFARHDPMPTHLAEQVKKEHASA; the protein is encoded by the coding sequence GTGGCGCAAAAGAGTCAGGAGAAGGGAGTCACCGGCTCCGCGCCGGTGGTGGACGCGCCCGGCAGGGTACGCAACGTGGTGCTCGTCGGGCACTCCGGCGCAGGAAAGACCACGCTGGTCGAGGCGTTGCTCGCCGCGACCGGCACGATCCCCAGAGCCGGGGCGGTCACCGAGGGCACCACGGTCTGCGACCACGACGCCGCCGCGGTCAAGCAGCAGCGGTCGGTGAGCCTGGCCTGCGCTCCCCTGGTCCACAACGGCATCAAGGTCAACCTGCTGGACACCCCCGGATACGCCGACTTCGTCGGTGAGCTGCGCGCCGGGCTGCGCGCCGCCGACGCCGCCCTCTTCGTGGTGTCCGCCGTCGACGGCATGGACGCGGCCACCGCCGCGCTGTGGGAGGAGTGCGCCGCGGTCGGCATGCCCCGCGCGGTCGCCGTGACCCGGCTCGACCACCAGCGGGCCGACTTCGACGAGACGGTGGCTTTGTGCCAGCGGGTGTTCGGCGACAACGTGCTCCCGCTGTACCTGCCGATGCTGGGCGACGACGGCGAGTCCACGGTCGGCCTGATGGGGCTGATCACGCGGCGGGTCTTCGACTACACGGACGGCTACCCGCCCGAGGTCCGCGACCCCGACCCCGAGCACCTGCCGGCCATCGACGAGGCCCGCAACGAGCTGATCGAGGGCATCATCGCGGAGAGCGAAGACGAGACCCTGATGGACCGCTACCTCGGCGGCGAGGAGATCGAGGTCGAGGTGCTCATCACCGACCTGGAGAAGGCGGTCGCCCGCGGCCACTTCTACCCGGTCGTGCCCGTCTGCGCGGAGACCCAGGTCGGCCTCGACGCGCTGCTGGAGCTGCTCACCGCCGCGTTCCCGACGCCGCAGGAGCACGACCTGCCCGCGGTCACCGGCATCGACGGATCCCCGCAGCCGCCGCTGACCTGCGACCCGAACGGCCCGCTGGTCGCCGAGGTGGTCAAGACCACCATCGACCGGCACGTCGGGCGGGTCTCCCTGGTCCGGGTCTTCTCCGGCACGCTCCGCCCGGAGGCCACCGTGCACGTCTCCGGCCACGGCATGGAGGACCGCGGCCACCCCGACCACGACGCCGACGAGCGGATCGCGCACATCTACTCGCCGCTGGGCGCGTCCCTGCGCGAGGTGCCCGCCGCCATCGCCGGCGACATCTGCGCGATCACCAAGTCGGGCAGCGCGGAGACCGGCGACACGGTCTCGGCCAAGGACCACCCGCTGCTGGTCGAGCCGTGGGAGATGCCCGAGCCGCTGCTGCCGGTGGCCATCGTGGCGAAGAGCCGCGCCGACGAGGACGCCCTGGCGAAAAACCTGGGCCGCCTGGTCGCCGGCGACCCCACCATGCGCCTGGAGCGCAACGCCGAGACCCACCAGCTCGTGCTGTGGTGCATGGGCGAGGCGCACGCCGACGTGGTCCTCGACCGGCTCCGCGCCGGCGGCGTCGACCTGGAGACCGTGGCGGTACGCGTGGCGCTGCGCGAGACGTTCGGGGCCGGCTCGGCCGGTCACGGCCGCCACGTCAAGCAGTCCGGCGGCCACGGCCAGTATGCGGTCTGCGACATCAGGGTGGAGCCGCTGCCTCGGGGCAGCGGTTTCGAGTTCGTGGACAAGATCGTGGGCGGCGTGGTGCCGCACAACTACATCCCGTCGGTGGAGAAGGGTGTCCGCGCCCAGATGGAGCGCGGCATCGTCGCCGGCTACCCGGTGGTGGACCTGCGGGTCACCCTCTTCGACGGCAAGGCGCACAGCGTCGACTCCTCGGACGCCGCGTTCCAGACCGCGGGCGCGCTCGCGCTCAAGGACGCGGCCGAGAAGGGCCAGCTGACCCTGCTCGAACCGGTCGACGAGATCGTCATCCGGGTGCCCGACTCGTTCGTCGGCGCGGTCATGAGCGACATGTCCAGCCGCCGCGGCCGCGTCCTCGGCACCGAGGCCGACCCGAGCGGCAACGAGCGCACCCTGGTCCGCGCCGAGGTCCCGGCCACGGAGTTGGTGAGGTACGCGGTGGAGTTGCGCTCCATGACCAGCGGCGCCGGCACCTTCACCAGGACCTTCGCCAGGCACGACCCCATGCCCACCCACCTGGCCGAGCAGGTCAAAAAGGAACACGCGTCCGCCTGA
- a CDS encoding aldo/keto reductase, whose amino-acid sequence MSRMKTLGHSGIEVSALGIGCWAIGGPFWAGEQPLGWGRVDDEESIRALRRALELGVTFFDTADVYGTGHSERIVGRAFAGRRDEVVIATKWGNVFDESTRQLTGTDASPAYLRTAVEGSLRRLGTDHIDLYQLHLNDLPIAQARELLPVLESLVDAGKIRAYGWSTDFADRATVYAQAGAVAIQHAMSVLQDSPEVLAVVDKYDLASINRGPLAMGLLTGKFTAASTLGPDDVRGIAPDWLSFFRDGKPSPEWLDRVAAVREALTADGRTLAQGALGWLWARNGHTIPIPGCRTVAQVEENAGALSRGPLPPDAYAEVERLIREFV is encoded by the coding sequence GTGTCACGCATGAAGACTCTGGGACACAGCGGCATCGAGGTGAGTGCGCTCGGCATCGGGTGCTGGGCGATCGGCGGGCCGTTCTGGGCGGGGGAGCAGCCGCTCGGTTGGGGCCGGGTGGACGACGAGGAGTCGATCAGGGCGCTGCGCCGCGCGCTGGAGCTAGGCGTCACCTTCTTCGACACCGCCGACGTGTACGGCACCGGGCACAGCGAGCGGATCGTGGGGCGGGCGTTCGCCGGGCGGCGGGACGAGGTGGTGATCGCCACCAAGTGGGGCAACGTCTTCGACGAGTCGACCCGGCAGCTCACCGGCACGGACGCGTCGCCGGCGTACCTGCGTACGGCCGTGGAGGGCTCGCTGCGCCGGCTCGGCACCGACCACATCGACCTCTATCAGCTGCACCTGAACGACCTGCCGATCGCGCAGGCGCGGGAGCTGCTCCCGGTGCTGGAGTCCCTTGTGGACGCCGGCAAGATCCGGGCGTACGGCTGGAGCACGGACTTCGCGGACCGCGCCACCGTGTACGCCCAGGCCGGTGCGGTGGCCATCCAGCACGCGATGTCGGTGCTGCAGGACTCGCCCGAGGTGCTGGCGGTGGTGGACAAGTACGACCTGGCCAGCATCAACCGCGGGCCGCTCGCGATGGGGCTGCTGACCGGCAAGTTCACGGCCGCGTCGACGCTCGGGCCGGACGACGTACGGGGGATCGCGCCGGATTGGCTGTCGTTCTTCCGGGACGGGAAGCCGTCGCCGGAGTGGCTGGACCGGGTGGCCGCCGTCCGGGAGGCGCTGACCGCGGACGGCCGTACGTTGGCGCAGGGCGCGCTGGGCTGGCTCTGGGCCCGCAACGGCCACACGATCCCGATCCCGGGCTGCCGCACGGTGGCCCAGGTGGAGGAGAACGCCGGGGCGCTGTCGCGGGGCCCTCTCCCGCCGGACGCTTACGCCGAGGTCGAGCGGTTGATCAGGGAGTTCGTCTAG